In Candidatus Methylomirabilis limnetica, a single window of DNA contains:
- the murG gene encoding undecaprenyldiphospho-muramoylpentapeptide beta-N-acetylglucosaminyltransferase codes for MKAIITGGGTGGHLFPAIALAEELRSRRTDVSLLFVGVEGGIEASLLATRGWDFEGIRASGLQGKRLLSRLRSLTLIPSGLIRALSILRRFRPDVVVGFGGYASAAMVLSGVLARVPTVIHEQNALPGLANRWLGRIVDSVAVAFEEASDFFPKSKVRVTGNPVRAELFGVSRAEAATRLGLDPNRFTLLIFGGSQGAHRLNQAVMEALPKLTDERERIQFIHATGPRDLSLVRQGYDALGYSAAVEPFFQAMAVAYAIADLCFCRAGAGTVAELCALGKPSVLVPFPFAANDHQRYNAEALVASGGARMVLDHDLSGATVAEIIRTFLRDREGLEVMAHRAKSLEKPDAAIRLADLVTLTACQAPGAKFYVGFQVSHARFHVGDPKPKTRNPKLETGNCSDV; via the coding sequence GTGAAGGCCATCATTACAGGAGGTGGGACTGGCGGTCACCTCTTTCCTGCCATTGCGTTAGCCGAGGAGCTCAGGTCAAGAAGGACAGACGTGTCGCTCCTATTTGTTGGCGTCGAGGGAGGAATTGAGGCATCTTTGCTGGCTACGAGAGGTTGGGACTTCGAAGGGATCAGGGCTTCCGGCCTACAGGGCAAGCGCCTCCTGTCGCGGCTTAGGAGCCTCACGCTGATCCCCTCAGGCCTCATCCGGGCTCTATCGATCCTTAGACGGTTCCGTCCCGATGTTGTGGTTGGGTTTGGTGGCTACGCCTCGGCTGCCATGGTACTGTCGGGAGTGCTTGCGAGGGTCCCGACCGTGATCCATGAACAGAACGCCTTGCCAGGGCTTGCCAATCGATGGTTGGGGAGGATCGTTGATAGCGTCGCGGTTGCCTTCGAAGAGGCATCTGATTTTTTCCCCAAGAGTAAGGTGCGGGTGACCGGTAATCCAGTCCGAGCGGAGCTCTTCGGCGTGAGCAGGGCAGAGGCAGCGACCCGCTTGGGTCTCGATCCAAATCGATTCACCCTTCTGATCTTCGGTGGCAGCCAGGGGGCTCACCGGCTGAACCAGGCGGTTATGGAGGCGCTCCCTAAGCTTACAGACGAGCGAGAGCGGATCCAGTTCATCCATGCCACGGGTCCGCGCGACCTTTCTCTTGTCCGGCAAGGGTATGACGCTCTTGGATATTCCGCGGCGGTAGAGCCGTTCTTTCAGGCGATGGCCGTGGCGTATGCCATCGCCGACCTCTGTTTCTGTCGGGCCGGCGCCGGCACGGTGGCAGAGCTCTGCGCCCTGGGGAAGCCGTCGGTACTCGTTCCGTTCCCCTTTGCTGCTAACGATCACCAGCGCTACAATGCTGAAGCGCTGGTCGCCTCCGGCGGAGCCCGGATGGTGCTGGACCACGATCTAAGTGGTGCCACGGTAGCCGAGATCATACGGACGTTTCTTCGCGACAGAGAGGGACTTGAGGTCATGGCACACAGGGCGAAGAGCTTAGAGAAGCCGGACGCGGCGATCCGCTTAGCCGATCTCGTGACGCTGACTGCGTGCCAGGCGCCAGGCGCCAAGTTCTACGTCGGGTTCCAGGTTTCACATGCCAGGTTCCACGTTGGAGATCCGAAACCCAAAACTCGAAACCCAAAACTCGAAACTGGAAACTGCAGCGATGTTTAA
- the ftsA gene encoding cell division protein FtsA, with product MTRRGELVIGLDIGTTKICVIVAEVTENGVEIVGCGISPSRGLKKGIVVNIDVTVESIKQAVEAAEAMAGVALDSAFVGIAGGHIKGINSRGVIAISGKNQEITQSDVDRVIEAAKAITLPADRRVIHVIPQEFIIDDQGGVKEPVGMSGSRLEAEIHIVTGAVASAENIIKCATRAGLEVRDIVLQPLASSEATLTADEKELGVILIDIGGGTTDIAVFVDGSIRHTAVLPLGGDHLTHDIAIGLRTPPQCAEQIKRQYGCALASLVVGEDAVEVPSVGGRKPRLLSRQMLCEIVQPRMVEILTYASQEVKRAGLMQQIAAGVVVTGGSSAMTGVPELAEQIFDLPVRLGIPSGVGGLKEVVSSPMHATGVGLVLYGAAHLNQHRFSRPSEQSLVDKIIKRMRQWFSDFL from the coding sequence ATGACCCGAAGGGGCGAGCTCGTGATAGGGCTCGACATCGGCACGACCAAGATCTGCGTCATCGTCGCTGAAGTGACGGAGAACGGGGTCGAAATCGTCGGATGCGGGATCAGTCCATCGCGGGGCCTGAAGAAGGGCATCGTCGTCAACATCGATGTGACCGTTGAGTCGATCAAGCAAGCAGTCGAGGCAGCGGAGGCGATGGCAGGAGTCGCCCTGGATTCCGCATTTGTGGGGATCGCCGGAGGCCACATCAAGGGGATTAATAGCCGGGGGGTCATCGCTATCTCCGGTAAGAACCAGGAGATCACTCAGAGCGATGTGGATCGGGTCATTGAGGCGGCCAAGGCCATCACGCTGCCTGCCGATCGCCGAGTGATCCACGTCATCCCGCAAGAGTTCATTATCGACGATCAGGGGGGGGTGAAGGAACCGGTTGGAATGAGCGGATCTCGGCTCGAGGCCGAGATCCATATCGTGACGGGAGCCGTCGCCTCGGCAGAAAATATCATCAAGTGCGCGACCAGGGCTGGGCTGGAGGTGCGGGATATCGTGTTGCAGCCGCTGGCCTCCAGTGAAGCGACGCTGACCGCAGATGAAAAAGAGTTGGGAGTGATCCTGATAGATATCGGCGGCGGGACCACTGATATCGCTGTCTTCGTGGATGGGAGCATCCGCCACACTGCGGTGCTGCCGCTGGGCGGCGACCATCTGACCCATGACATTGCCATTGGACTCAGGACCCCTCCCCAGTGTGCCGAGCAGATCAAGCGCCAGTACGGTTGCGCCCTGGCCTCTCTCGTGGTGGGTGAGGATGCGGTGGAGGTCCCGAGCGTTGGCGGCCGTAAGCCTCGTCTGCTCTCGCGGCAGATGTTGTGCGAGATCGTTCAGCCAAGAATGGTGGAGATCCTCACATATGCAAGTCAGGAAGTGAAACGAGCCGGGCTGATGCAACAGATAGCCGCCGGGGTTGTGGTCACTGGTGGATCCTCGGCGATGACGGGTGTGCCGGAGCTAGCCGAACAGATCTTCGACCTGCCGGTGCGGCTGGGGATACCGTCTGGCGTTGGCGGCTTGAAGGAAGTGGTAAGCTCACCGATGCATGCAACCGGCGTGGGCCTGGTGCTGTACGGCGCGGCGCATCTTAACCAGCATCGGTTTAGCAGGCCATCAGAACAAAGCCTGGTGGACAAGATCATCAAGCGGATGAGGCAGTGGTTTAGCGATTTTCTGTAA
- the murC gene encoding UDP-N-acetylmuramate--L-alanine ligase: MFKKIRHIHFVGIGGVGMSGIAEVLYNLGYQVSGSDLKVSEHALRLRELGVTVQIGHDPAHVMDADVVVRSSAVSPENPEIVAAKVHAIPVIQRAEMLAELMRMKKYGVAVAGTHGKTTTTSMVATVLAKAGLDPTVVIGGKLDALGSNAKLGQGEFMVAEADESDGSFLKLAPTIAVVTTIDAEHLDYYRDLQQIKETFLEFINKVPFYGSAILCLDQEEIRDLLPRVQKRIVSYACNARADLTAEGVSLTGLSSIFKVRFRGEPLGEVQLRVPGLHNVSNALAAIAVGLELEIEFAEIRTALGEFSGVARRFQVRGSPQDIMVVDDYAHHPAEIQATLQAARAGFERRLIAVFQPHRYTRTFRLLPEFASAFDLADQVIITEIYPAGEAPIVGVSGRQLADVIASRRGPKVLYVERKEEIPDRVVDLARPGDLVITMGAGDIWKASEQIVGRLQERV; the protein is encoded by the coding sequence ATGTTTAAGAAGATCCGGCACATCCACTTCGTAGGGATTGGGGGAGTCGGGATGAGCGGGATTGCCGAAGTTCTCTACAATCTTGGCTATCAGGTTAGCGGCTCCGACCTGAAGGTGTCAGAGCATGCCCTTCGTCTCCGGGAGTTGGGTGTGACCGTACAGATCGGCCACGATCCCGCCCATGTAATGGATGCCGACGTCGTGGTCCGCTCCTCGGCGGTCTCTCCAGAGAATCCCGAGATTGTCGCGGCGAAGGTCCATGCTATCCCGGTCATTCAGCGGGCTGAGATGCTGGCCGAGCTGATGCGGATGAAGAAGTATGGCGTGGCCGTTGCCGGCACCCATGGGAAGACCACGACAACCTCCATGGTGGCCACGGTCCTGGCCAAGGCTGGCCTTGACCCTACCGTGGTCATCGGGGGCAAGCTGGATGCGCTTGGCAGCAATGCGAAGCTCGGGCAGGGCGAGTTCATGGTCGCGGAGGCCGATGAGAGCGACGGCTCTTTTCTCAAGCTGGCTCCCACCATCGCTGTGGTGACCACCATCGACGCCGAGCACCTCGATTACTACCGCGACCTGCAACAGATCAAGGAGACGTTCCTCGAATTCATCAATAAAGTCCCCTTCTACGGCTCCGCTATTCTGTGTCTCGATCAAGAAGAGATCCGAGACCTGTTGCCCAGGGTGCAGAAACGCATTGTCTCGTATGCCTGTAACGCGCGGGCTGATTTGACGGCAGAGGGGGTCTCGCTCACCGGACTCAGCTCCATCTTCAAGGTGAGGTTCAGGGGAGAGCCTCTGGGGGAGGTGCAACTCAGGGTTCCCGGGTTGCACAATGTGTCGAATGCGTTGGCAGCGATAGCAGTAGGCCTCGAGCTGGAGATCGAATTTGCCGAGATCCGGACGGCGCTCGGGGAGTTCTCCGGTGTCGCTCGGCGCTTCCAGGTGAGGGGGAGTCCTCAGGACATCATGGTGGTGGACGACTACGCCCATCACCCGGCAGAGATCCAGGCCACGCTACAGGCGGCCAGGGCTGGATTTGAGCGGCGACTGATCGCCGTCTTCCAGCCGCATCGTTATACCAGGACCTTCAGGCTCCTCCCCGAGTTTGCTTCCGCTTTCGATCTGGCCGATCAGGTGATCATCACCGAGATCTACCCGGCGGGAGAGGCGCCGATTGTCGGCGTCTCCGGCAGACAGCTTGCGGACGTGATTGCCAGCCGGAGAGGGCCAAAGGTCCTGTACGTGGAACGCAAGGAGGAGATCCCGGATCGGGTCGTTGATCTGGCCCGTCCTGGCGACCTGGTCATCACTATGGGCGCGGGAGACATCTGGAAGGCCAGCGAGCAGATTGTCGGCCGACTGCAAGAAAGGGTATAG
- the murB gene encoding UDP-N-acetylmuramate dehydrogenase: MAAGQLKLSERLRGVIKGTILTEEPLSLHTYFRIGGPAEAMVYPAGLEDLKALLKVARDEAIPLLILGGGSNVLVLDGGVRGLVINLSRTFLELEVSGEQIRCGASVRTSRLLAFSAMSSLTGLEGLSGVPGTVGGAIKGNAGTPLGAIVDHLDWIRLVDGLGEEQHLTREELGPVYRHCTIPAGSAIVEACFTLRRGRAAEIRGTISTLLARRNLTQPVEVRSAGCFFKNPPGDFAGRLVEQAGLKGLRRGGAQISEKHGNFIVNLGGATAADVLWLIERARALVMVKTGVELELEIQVVGSPTAS; this comes from the coding sequence ATGGCGGCGGGGCAGCTCAAGTTGTCGGAACGGCTTCGAGGCGTGATCAAGGGAACGATCCTCACTGAAGAGCCGCTCTCCCTGCACACCTACTTCCGGATCGGCGGCCCAGCCGAGGCGATGGTCTACCCTGCTGGCCTTGAAGATCTGAAAGCCTTACTCAAGGTGGCGCGGGACGAGGCGATTCCTCTCCTGATCCTCGGTGGTGGAAGTAACGTGCTGGTGTTAGATGGAGGGGTCAGGGGTCTGGTCATCAACCTCTCACGAACCTTCCTGGAGCTTGAGGTCTCCGGCGAACAGATCAGGTGTGGGGCCAGTGTGCGGACAAGCCGTCTGCTGGCCTTCTCTGCAATGAGCAGCTTGACCGGTCTCGAAGGGCTGTCAGGTGTGCCGGGAACCGTCGGAGGGGCGATCAAGGGGAATGCCGGGACGCCATTAGGCGCCATCGTCGATCATCTTGACTGGATTCGCCTTGTGGACGGCTTAGGCGAGGAGCAACATCTTACGCGGGAGGAGCTCGGCCCGGTTTACAGACACTGTACCATTCCGGCAGGTTCAGCGATCGTTGAGGCCTGTTTCACGCTTCGGAGGGGAAGGGCGGCAGAGATCAGGGGGACGATCTCGACGTTGCTGGCGAGGAGGAATCTGACGCAACCTGTGGAGGTCAGGTCCGCCGGTTGTTTCTTCAAGAACCCTCCGGGGGACTTCGCGGGGCGTCTGGTAGAGCAGGCGGGGCTAAAGGGACTGCGGCGAGGAGGAGCCCAGATCTCTGAGAAACACGGTAACTTTATCGTGAATCTCGGCGGGGCTACGGCGGCAGATGTGTTATGGCTAATCGAGCGAGCCAGAGCCCTAGTGATGGTCAAGACAGGAGTGGAGCTTGAACTGGAGATCCAGGTCGTCGGATCGCCCACCGCGAGTTGA
- the ftsW gene encoding putative lipid II flippase FtsW: MIAKRPSYDRLLYGVSLVLVLIGIVMVYSASAIKAQDKYGDPFFFLKKQILWAVIGIAVMVWAMYRDYRTFQRYAPLLFLVSLCLLSLVLIPSIGVKVNSAQRWLRLFGVSFQPSELARLSIVLLMARILARSADREENFTKRFLKPLSLAGLVCGLIVFQPHIGMAAVLMCAVLALCFVAGVRLSHLSIIVLVVVTLASMFVMAQPYARTRVMTLLDPNHASSQAAHQIHQSITASGSGGLLGRGLGDSFGKLGYLPESHTEFIFAVVGEETGFVGALLVVFLFGIILWRGTRIALRAPDLFGAYVAMGITFSIVTQAVINFGVVVGLLPITGLPLPLVSFGGTSLITTCLGIGILLSISRYQAARGRLA, from the coding sequence ATGATCGCTAAGCGCCCCTCCTACGATAGGCTGCTATACGGTGTCTCGCTGGTGCTGGTCTTGATTGGTATCGTCATGGTCTATAGCGCGAGCGCCATCAAGGCCCAGGATAAATACGGCGATCCATTCTTTTTCCTGAAGAAGCAGATCCTCTGGGCCGTGATCGGGATCGCGGTCATGGTCTGGGCCATGTACCGCGACTACCGGACATTTCAGCGGTATGCGCCCCTGTTGTTCTTAGTCTCGCTGTGCCTTCTCTCCCTGGTGCTGATCCCGTCAATCGGGGTCAAGGTCAACAGCGCACAGCGGTGGCTCCGGCTGTTCGGGGTCTCCTTTCAACCTTCCGAGCTTGCCAGGCTCTCCATCGTTCTACTCATGGCCAGGATCCTCGCCAGAAGCGCCGATCGGGAGGAGAACTTCACCAAACGCTTCCTCAAACCGCTGAGCCTTGCCGGACTCGTTTGCGGCCTGATTGTGTTTCAGCCCCACATTGGGATGGCGGCGGTCCTGATGTGTGCAGTCTTGGCGCTGTGTTTTGTGGCAGGCGTCCGTCTCAGTCACCTGAGCATTATTGTTCTCGTGGTCGTGACGCTTGCCTCCATGTTCGTCATGGCGCAGCCGTATGCCAGAACGCGAGTGATGACGCTGTTGGACCCTAATCACGCCTCATCCCAAGCAGCGCATCAGATCCACCAGTCAATCACCGCATCGGGATCGGGGGGACTTCTGGGGCGGGGGCTCGGCGACAGCTTTGGGAAACTGGGTTATCTGCCCGAGTCCCACACCGAGTTCATCTTTGCCGTCGTCGGGGAGGAGACAGGTTTCGTGGGGGCTCTGCTGGTGGTCTTCCTCTTCGGTATTATCCTGTGGCGCGGGACCCGGATCGCACTCCGGGCGCCTGATCTGTTCGGCGCCTATGTGGCGATGGGAATTACCTTTAGCATCGTTACACAGGCCGTCATCAACTTTGGGGTGGTTGTCGGACTGCTACCCATTACGGGTTTGCCTTTGCCGTTGGTCAGCTTCGGTGGCACATCCCTGATCACCACCTGTTTAGGTATCGGGATCCTGCTCAGCATCTCCCGTTACCAGGCGGCGAGAGGACGACTCGCGTGA
- the ftsZ gene encoding cell division protein FtsZ translates to MPFALEIDAEHAAKIKVIGVGGGGSNAVNRMSTSNFTGVDFFIVNTDTQALRMSSVGAKLQIGANVTGGRGAGANPEIGRQAALEDTDKIRALLEGADMVFITAGMGGGTGTGAAPIIANLAKELGILTVGVVTKPFGFEGKTREVQAARGLAALCESVDALITIPNQRLLQVVERQTSLTDAFKIADDVLRQAVQGIADLIVVPGLINLDFADVKTIMAQRGIAMMGIGVASGESAASEAAARAINSPLLENISIDGARGVLINITGGPTLSLYEVNEASSTISMAAHQDANIIFGAVIDESLNDEVCVTVIATGFEATTAVREDGSSNMVEMKMYASRAAERGGFLRKRGAVGHETSDDQFNLRDLELRPQDLNEDELDIPTFLRRQAD, encoded by the coding sequence ATGCCATTTGCGCTGGAGATCGATGCCGAGCACGCGGCCAAGATCAAGGTGATCGGAGTTGGGGGCGGGGGATCCAATGCGGTAAATCGGATGTCGACATCGAATTTTACCGGGGTTGATTTCTTTATAGTCAACACTGACACGCAAGCGCTCAGGATGTCTTCCGTGGGCGCCAAGCTTCAGATCGGCGCCAACGTCACTGGGGGTCGTGGAGCAGGGGCGAATCCGGAGATCGGGCGACAAGCGGCGCTTGAGGATACCGACAAGATCCGAGCCCTCTTGGAAGGCGCTGACATGGTGTTTATCACCGCTGGTATGGGTGGCGGGACAGGAACCGGCGCCGCGCCTATCATCGCGAATCTCGCCAAAGAGTTGGGCATCCTGACAGTTGGGGTAGTGACCAAGCCATTCGGCTTCGAGGGCAAGACCAGAGAGGTTCAAGCAGCCCGGGGACTTGCTGCGCTGTGCGAGAGCGTCGATGCCTTGATCACTATCCCGAACCAGCGGCTGCTACAGGTGGTGGAGCGACAGACCTCGCTGACCGATGCTTTTAAGATTGCCGACGATGTATTGCGCCAGGCGGTGCAAGGGATTGCAGACCTCATTGTGGTGCCGGGTCTGATCAACCTGGACTTTGCCGATGTCAAGACCATTATGGCGCAGCGTGGGATTGCGATGATGGGCATCGGAGTTGCGTCAGGGGAGAGCGCAGCCTCCGAAGCTGCCGCAAGAGCTATTAACAGCCCGCTCCTGGAAAATATTTCAATCGATGGCGCCAGGGGCGTCCTCATTAACATCACCGGCGGTCCGACGCTCTCATTGTACGAGGTGAACGAGGCCAGCTCTACGATCTCTATGGCGGCCCATCAAGATGCTAACATCATTTTCGGAGCGGTGATCGACGAATCGCTCAACGATGAAGTCTGTGTGACGGTGATTGCCACCGGGTTCGAGGCCACTACCGCGGTGAGAGAGGATGGGTCCTCAAATATGGTCGAAATGAAGATGTACGCATCCAGAGCAGCGGAGCGTGGAGGTTTCCTTAGGAAGCGCGGGGCGGTTGGGCATGAGACCTCCGATGATCAATTTAATCTCCGCGATCTGGAGCTCAGACCCCAGGACCTTAATGAGGACGAGCTGGACATCCCGACCTTTTTGCGGCGCCAAGCCGATTAA
- a CDS encoding cell division protein FtsQ/DivIB has translation MTRKGRRIDSRLRWGANATILSVLLVVLGWLVWQQVPRTTPMRYFLISDLIVEGNRQVPTAAIIDSLALPAHAGILQVDLKEVAAAILRNPWIKTARVSRRLPATLLVHVSERAPSAVVAVDRPYLVSEDGLILQEASPAEMSDLPMLKLHADHPLETGGRIDPARIEQGIYLWQRFHQGALGPDVQVREIQLEGDGSYTVLLDHGLPYLRFGEKDGLQQQLDRLARALEMRGTTLRELEYVDLRFSDKVIVKPLPKEGA, from the coding sequence GTGACTCGCAAGGGCCGAAGGATTGATTCGCGCCTCAGGTGGGGTGCGAACGCAACCATCCTCTCTGTGCTGCTGGTCGTGCTTGGATGGCTGGTTTGGCAGCAGGTTCCACGCACTACGCCCATGCGCTATTTTCTGATTAGCGATCTCATCGTTGAAGGAAACAGACAAGTGCCTACAGCGGCGATTATCGATAGCTTGGCCCTGCCCGCCCATGCTGGCATCCTCCAGGTCGATTTGAAGGAGGTGGCGGCGGCCATTCTACGCAATCCCTGGATCAAAACGGCCAGGGTGAGCAGACGTCTTCCAGCAACCCTACTGGTTCACGTGTCGGAGCGCGCGCCATCCGCAGTTGTGGCGGTAGATCGTCCCTACCTCGTCAGTGAGGATGGGCTCATCCTGCAGGAGGCTTCACCCGCGGAGATGTCCGACCTCCCGATGTTGAAGCTCCACGCCGATCACCCACTCGAGACGGGGGGGCGGATCGATCCCGCTCGCATCGAACAGGGGATTTATCTATGGCAGCGGTTTCATCAGGGCGCCTTAGGACCGGATGTGCAGGTGAGAGAGATTCAATTGGAGGGCGATGGGAGCTACACCGTTTTACTGGACCACGGGTTGCCATACCTGCGTTTCGGAGAGAAGGATGGCTTGCAGCAGCAGTTGGATCGGTTGGCGCGGGCGCTTGAGATGCGCGGGACCACCCTGCGCGAGTTGGAATATGTCGATCTCAGATTCTCCGATAAGGTCATCGTGAAGCCGCTTCCGAAGGAGGGCGCATGA
- the murD gene encoding UDP-N-acetylmuramoyl-L-alanine--D-glutamate ligase: MVVTMLDLAGKRVVVVGLARSGEAACRLLLKQGATVIGTDRRGKREIGADLCSLEQDGVSLELGEQYLHSLLSADLVVVSPGIDLREPLFQRVREVGIPLIGEVELAYRYSEATFIGITGTNGKSTTTTLLGAILKHAGMPSHVAGNIGTPLCRVAPSLAAGECVVVELSSFQLETIEEFRPRVALLLNLAPDHLDRYDQVEDYYQAKARIFENQRPSDFAVINADDPLVLQVSARARGRRIAFSRTRPLDTGAYVEGDQLMLALDGRREAICRVSELQIQGVHNLENALAAGLAAAVAGAPTTAIRIALTSFEGLEHRLEFVAEIDGVRYVNDSKGTNVGAVVRSLESFTNPVVLIAGGRDKHGDFAPLIPLVRERVKRLILIGEAAETLRRTLAPACPTEDASSLEEAVRRAAAAASPGEVVLLSPACASFDMFTDFEERGRVFKAAVRELLPPAYSIPGQA, encoded by the coding sequence ATGGTGGTAACCATGCTGGATCTGGCCGGTAAACGGGTGGTGGTCGTTGGGTTGGCGCGATCCGGGGAGGCGGCCTGCCGCCTATTGCTCAAACAGGGCGCCACGGTCATCGGCACCGACCGCAGGGGTAAGCGTGAGATCGGCGCTGACCTCTGCAGCCTGGAGCAGGACGGGGTCAGTCTTGAGCTGGGCGAGCAGTACCTGCACTCCTTGCTCTCGGCCGATCTCGTCGTGGTAAGTCCGGGGATCGATCTGCGTGAGCCGCTGTTTCAGCGGGTTCGTGAGGTGGGCATCCCGCTCATCGGTGAGGTCGAACTGGCCTACCGGTACAGTGAAGCCACATTCATCGGGATCACCGGGACCAACGGTAAGAGCACCACCACGACCCTTCTCGGCGCAATTCTGAAGCACGCCGGCATGCCTTCGCATGTGGCCGGCAACATCGGTACCCCCCTCTGCCGAGTGGCGCCTTCCCTCGCGGCGGGTGAGTGTGTGGTCGTGGAGCTATCGAGCTTTCAATTGGAAACGATCGAAGAGTTCAGGCCGCGCGTGGCGTTACTGCTGAATCTCGCTCCTGATCATCTTGATCGCTACGATCAGGTCGAAGACTATTACCAGGCCAAGGCTCGCATCTTCGAGAATCAACGGCCGTCCGACTTTGCCGTCATCAATGCGGACGATCCGCTGGTTCTTCAGGTGTCAGCACGGGCCCGAGGACGGAGGATCGCATTCAGCCGGACCAGGCCGCTCGATACAGGGGCGTATGTTGAAGGCGATCAGCTCATGCTGGCCCTTGACGGGAGGCGAGAGGCCATCTGCCGGGTGTCCGAACTCCAGATCCAGGGGGTACATAACCTGGAGAACGCCCTGGCTGCCGGCCTCGCGGCGGCGGTAGCCGGCGCCCCCACAACAGCGATCCGGATAGCGCTCACCAGTTTCGAAGGGCTGGAACATCGTCTGGAGTTTGTCGCGGAGATCGACGGCGTTCGCTACGTCAACGACTCCAAAGGGACCAATGTTGGGGCGGTTGTCCGATCGCTGGAGAGTTTTACGAACCCCGTTGTGCTCATCGCCGGCGGCAGGGACAAGCATGGCGATTTCGCGCCGCTCATCCCCCTGGTCCGCGAGCGGGTCAAGCGGCTGATCCTGATCGGTGAAGCCGCTGAGACGCTGCGGCGAACGCTGGCCCCCGCGTGTCCGACGGAGGATGCGTCCAGTCTCGAGGAGGCCGTTCGGCGCGCCGCAGCCGCCGCATCACCAGGAGAGGTTGTGCTGCTTTCGCCGGCTTGCGCCAGCTTCGATATGTTTACTGATTTCGAAGAGCGAGGACGCGTGTTCAAGGCGGCGGTACGGGAGCTTCTGCCCCCCGCTTACAGTATACCAGGGCAAGCATGA